One window from the genome of Synechococcus sp. PROS-7-1 encodes:
- the trmB gene encoding tRNA (guanosine(46)-N7)-methyltransferase TrmB has protein sequence MRQHVNPLSRFFQLPLELPAPEQLFDDPSRPIHLDIGCARGLCLQELAALRPDRNHLGVEIRRPLVRSAQRDRDRLERLNLHYLFCNANVSLEGWMAALPQDRLQLVSIQFPDPWFKRRHRKRRVLQPSLLLAIAATLQPGRELFVQSDVLAVIEPMVALVELSGCFDRPAEDARPWRADNPLPVPTERERYVQDLGLPAYRVLYRRNRQPLPDREDLEIAWQRVDNPGNDAVPPDG, from the coding sequence ATGCGTCAGCACGTCAATCCCCTCAGCCGGTTCTTTCAGCTGCCGCTGGAGCTGCCTGCTCCGGAGCAGCTGTTCGATGACCCCAGCCGTCCCATCCATCTGGACATCGGCTGCGCCCGGGGCCTGTGCCTGCAGGAGTTGGCCGCACTGAGGCCGGATCGCAATCACCTCGGTGTGGAAATCAGACGGCCCCTGGTGCGATCCGCCCAGCGCGATCGGGACCGCCTTGAACGCCTCAACCTGCACTATCTGTTCTGCAACGCCAATGTGAGCCTGGAAGGATGGATGGCCGCGCTGCCACAGGATCGCCTGCAGCTGGTGAGCATTCAGTTTCCGGATCCGTGGTTTAAGCGGCGCCACCGCAAACGGCGCGTGCTGCAACCCTCCCTGTTGCTGGCGATTGCAGCAACGTTGCAACCAGGTCGGGAGCTGTTTGTTCAGAGTGACGTGCTGGCCGTGATCGAACCGATGGTGGCGCTGGTTGAGCTGAGCGGATGCTTCGATCGCCCCGCCGAGGACGCCCGACCCTGGAGAGCCGACAACCCTCTGCCGGTGCCCACGGAACGGGAACGCTATGTGCAGGATCTGGGGCTTCCGGCCTATCGGGTTCTCTATCGGCGCAATCGGCAGCCACTGCCGGATCGTGAAGATCTGGAGATTGCTTGGCAACGGGTCGATAATCCCGGCAACGACGCAGTCCCCCCGGATGGCTGA